A region from the Agrobacterium cucumeris genome encodes:
- a CDS encoding phage holin family protein, whose protein sequence is MPEKYTSFIELMNAWVGGAFTTIIASLLGRFMWHGNEARKGRRKFFGVELFWELPVALGMAVIGESAAAYADLGQPASTGLIALLAYLGPRGVEALFHKWFDRRMAG, encoded by the coding sequence ATGCCGGAAAAGTACACCTCTTTCATCGAACTGATGAATGCGTGGGTTGGTGGTGCATTCACCACTATCATCGCCTCCCTGCTTGGCCGCTTCATGTGGCACGGTAATGAGGCGAGGAAAGGTCGCCGCAAATTCTTCGGCGTCGAACTGTTTTGGGAACTGCCGGTCGCGCTCGGCATGGCGGTCATCGGCGAAAGCGCCGCCGCCTACGCCGATCTTGGTCAACCTGCATCAACCGGGTTGATTGCGCTTTTGGCCTATCTCGGGCCGCGTGGTGTCGAAGCGCTCTTCCATAAATGGTTTGACCGCCGCATGGCCGGTTGA
- a CDS encoding tyrosine-type recombinase/integrase: MGGLMRAIYGYEGWPSLVAALKIQALCFARPGETRSMEWTELDFDKLVWTIPAEKTKMRREHHVPLSTQAVEVLTEMKELFGDKPYVFPSMMSGKKILSENSMNSALRRMGVTEAQHTAHGFRSSSSSILNESGEFSIDAIEAQLAHLDTRAVRRIYNRATYWGERVKMMQWWADLLDEERVQNRSLAETAD; encoded by the coding sequence ATGGGCGGCTTGATGCGTGCCATTTATGGCTACGAGGGTTGGCCCTCGTTGGTGGCTGCCTTGAAAATCCAAGCCTTGTGTTTTGCCCGTCCCGGTGAGACGCGCTCGATGGAGTGGACGGAGTTAGATTTTGATAAGTTAGTTTGGACCATACCCGCAGAGAAAACCAAAATGCGCAGAGAGCATCATGTGCCGCTTTCGACACAAGCAGTGGAAGTTCTCACGGAGATGAAAGAGCTGTTTGGCGATAAGCCCTATGTCTTCCCTTCAATGATGTCCGGCAAGAAGATTCTATCCGAAAACTCCATGAACTCCGCTTTGCGGCGCATGGGTGTAACAGAGGCCCAGCATACCGCCCACGGCTTTCGTTCTTCCTCCAGCAGCATATTGAACGAGTCTGGAGAGTTCAGCATCGATGCTATCGAAGCTCAGCTTGCGCATCTCGATACGCGGGCCGTTAGACGTATCTACAATCGGGCCACATATTGGGGCGAGCGAGTGAAGATGATGCAGTGGTGGGCGGACTTGCTGGATGAAGAGCGTGTCCAAAACCGAAGCTTGGCTGAGACTGCTGACTAA
- a CDS encoding glycosyltransferase family 9 protein, producing the protein MRDLVVMPKKILLIKLDHIGDFVLGLSAFKKVRDTYPAAEITMLCGPWNVAIAKATGLFDVVHGFRFFPEQSGKWAERGDFDNFSFKRLGLKGFDVAIDLRDAPDTRFILDLVGASYRAGFAADGVSHHMDLALPSGAYSFGRGERVHHSTLQELLISAVIAKQTEMHNLYSILERVASKEVPAPLLRMGRGPIVGINCGSGDVAKNWPIRNFLSFAERLILEYDATIVVFGSPSQLSEGETIEKRLRSDRVINLVGNLSIGQYISTVRDLDLFVGNDTGTTHIAACLDVPTLCLFSGATFIESHGARGNNCIVVPAMIFGNASTISMMDVWTSVKKMLDHRFCVIKEDIKLNNEASINFIIIDNKPYKQDFRKYIARSALKDGANILHIQCSENFVLTLNENIIDEVQGYLLGPDVARRVVRLLGDKPTIVFVGLGTPMEVKRFVRPLKQLLSRNVVYYDVFDYFRYGSRGRDLIMRAKLDYLWRRVCDRKLLLDCGIKFLYPRKSRWLTNASHLDRLDKGEPADISQPIVYIGSIDERVDFHLLKRMALNGIKIDIFGRVHQENEKISQLLKELIESSSYISYHGEYDNDELPAILRNYHVGLLPYVSNTMTKHINPDKAYHYLNAGLEVIATQIPQTKRMQKFVHLIKDDLTKERLCLLIDGQQKAHLWSQKANGWEARWRELKQMFQHDLNKKYR; encoded by the coding sequence GTGCGCGATCTCGTAGTAATGCCAAAAAAAATCCTGTTGATAAAATTGGACCATATCGGAGATTTTGTTCTAGGCTTATCTGCCTTCAAGAAAGTGCGCGATACCTATCCTGCAGCAGAGATTACCATGCTGTGTGGTCCTTGGAATGTCGCAATCGCTAAGGCAACTGGACTATTCGACGTCGTGCACGGTTTTCGTTTTTTTCCGGAACAATCCGGGAAATGGGCAGAGCGAGGTGATTTTGACAATTTCTCTTTTAAGAGACTTGGTCTCAAGGGTTTTGACGTCGCCATAGACCTCCGGGATGCGCCTGATACTAGATTTATACTAGACTTAGTTGGTGCTAGTTATAGGGCTGGATTCGCAGCGGACGGCGTGTCACATCACATGGACCTTGCACTTCCTTCCGGCGCATACAGTTTCGGGCGAGGCGAGAGGGTGCACCACTCGACACTACAAGAGCTTCTAATATCTGCTGTGATAGCCAAGCAGACTGAGATGCATAACTTGTATTCGATCCTTGAAAGAGTTGCTTCTAAGGAAGTCCCAGCTCCGTTGTTGAGGATGGGGCGTGGCCCTATCGTCGGCATTAACTGCGGATCAGGGGACGTCGCGAAAAATTGGCCCATCAGAAACTTTTTAAGTTTTGCTGAGCGACTCATTCTTGAGTATGACGCAACAATAGTAGTTTTTGGCTCTCCATCACAGCTATCGGAAGGCGAGACTATTGAAAAGCGATTGCGTAGTGATCGCGTAATAAATTTGGTCGGCAACCTCTCAATTGGACAATATATATCAACTGTCCGGGATCTAGATTTGTTTGTAGGAAATGACACTGGAACAACACACATTGCAGCATGCTTAGATGTCCCCACCTTGTGTTTATTTTCGGGAGCGACCTTTATTGAGTCACATGGTGCGCGGGGTAATAATTGTATCGTTGTTCCTGCGATGATATTTGGAAACGCATCTACGATTTCAATGATGGACGTATGGACATCGGTAAAAAAAATGCTTGACCACCGATTCTGCGTGATCAAAGAAGACATTAAATTAAACAATGAGGCGTCAATAAACTTTATAATAATTGACAACAAGCCGTACAAGCAGGATTTTCGAAAGTATATTGCTAGAAGCGCTCTAAAGGATGGAGCAAATATATTACATATTCAATGCAGCGAAAATTTCGTGCTCACATTGAACGAAAATATTATCGACGAAGTTCAGGGCTATTTGTTGGGTCCCGATGTCGCGCGTAGGGTCGTGCGACTTCTCGGAGATAAACCAACAATAGTGTTCGTCGGTTTGGGGACGCCTATGGAGGTCAAGAGATTCGTTCGACCGCTAAAGCAGCTACTTTCGCGAAACGTCGTGTACTATGACGTTTTTGACTACTTCCGTTACGGCTCTAGAGGTCGCGACTTAATTATGCGCGCTAAGCTTGATTACTTGTGGCGACGAGTTTGTGATAGAAAGTTGTTGCTGGACTGCGGAATTAAATTTCTTTATCCGCGGAAGTCGCGATGGCTTACAAACGCTTCGCATCTTGATAGGTTGGATAAGGGAGAACCCGCTGATATCAGTCAACCAATAGTATACATCGGCTCAATTGATGAACGCGTAGATTTTCATCTCTTGAAGCGAATGGCTTTGAACGGGATCAAGATCGATATTTTCGGTAGAGTGCACCAAGAGAACGAGAAAATCTCGCAGCTACTGAAGGAACTTATCGAGTCGTCATCCTATATTAGTTATCACGGAGAATATGACAACGATGAACTTCCTGCCATACTTAGGAATTACCACGTTGGACTGCTGCCATATGTCTCTAATACGATGACAAAGCATATTAATCCTGACAAGGCGTACCATTATCTGAATGCGGGCCTCGAAGTCATCGCTACCCAAATACCCCAGACGAAACGAATGCAGAAGTTTGTTCACTTGATCAAGGATGATTTGACAAAGGAACGGCTTTGCCTGCTTATCGACGGTCAACAAAAAGCGCATTTGTGGTCTCAAAAAGCCAACGGCTGGGAAGCCCGTTGGCGGGAGTTGAAGCAGATGTTCCAGCACGACCTGAATAAGAAATATCGTTGA
- a CDS encoding class I SAM-dependent methyltransferase, protein MKLHLGSGLNILTGWTNTDVEIGDDAVMFLDFTKKFPFEDESFDAVFSEHAIEHVQKSEGHFMLSEAFRVLKPGGSCRIVTPCLENMAKLIFYPDGPVATRYVEWFKKFVDDDSSTIYDAFNKMFYGHGHRHIYSKHELFNVLSTVGFVNLEYFDTGVYGNSVFSGVDSHGKWIGDDIARIESVAIECRKPE, encoded by the coding sequence ATGAAACTGCACTTAGGTTCTGGGTTAAATATCCTCACAGGCTGGACCAACACCGATGTAGAGATTGGTGATGACGCTGTGATGTTTTTGGACTTTACCAAAAAATTCCCTTTCGAAGATGAGTCTTTTGACGCCGTTTTCTCGGAGCACGCGATCGAGCATGTCCAGAAGTCAGAAGGTCACTTCATGCTGTCTGAAGCCTTTCGCGTTTTGAAGCCAGGGGGGAGCTGTAGGATCGTAACGCCGTGCCTAGAGAATATGGCTAAGCTAATTTTCTATCCGGATGGGCCTGTAGCAACGCGTTATGTTGAGTGGTTTAAGAAATTTGTAGATGACGATTCGTCTACGATTTATGATGCGTTTAATAAGATGTTTTACGGGCATGGGCATCGCCACATATACTCAAAACATGAGCTATTTAACGTACTGTCGACAGTTGGTTTCGTGAATCTAGAATACTTTGATACAGGGGTTTACGGGAACAGCGTCTTCTCTGGTGTAGATAGCCACGGAAAATGGATCGGCGACGATATAGCTCGGATAGAGAGCGTGGCTATCGAGTGTCGCAAACCGGAATAG
- a CDS encoding glycoside hydrolase family protein produces MSVVTTSPRGRAFMDAHEGNPLTCYLDPVRIPTIGRGFTMRSRSVRRELEKIGITKLVPGKTKLTSSQSEAIFAAVLRDEFEPAVVAKSPDARKQHEMDAAVSAIFNLGTGAMDWQWAKFWRAGKQKQAADYLATHYNTAGGKKLPGLVRRRKEEALLFEKGIYTGVGEGVPRSAQETAPKQPDPVVKEAQAILSSKGFNPGAIDGWMGEKTAAAVKAYQSAHPHLVADGIIGPATLSQLRRDAVATKEAVQGGAGSLFGSGFAAWSLGLPWGWIALLTAAVVLGVIAYRKRDVISRRVNSLLGREVAV; encoded by the coding sequence ATGTCCGTTGTGACAACGTCACCGCGTGGGCGTGCCTTTATGGACGCTCACGAAGGAAACCCCCTTACCTGCTATCTTGATCCGGTCCGCATCCCCACTATCGGGCGGGGCTTCACAATGCGGAGCCGGTCTGTTCGGCGTGAGCTGGAAAAGATTGGCATTACAAAATTGGTGCCGGGTAAAACGAAACTCACGTCCAGCCAATCGGAAGCCATCTTCGCGGCGGTGCTTCGGGATGAATTCGAGCCTGCTGTGGTCGCCAAGTCGCCGGATGCGCGCAAGCAGCACGAAATGGATGCGGCGGTGTCCGCGATATTCAATCTCGGCACTGGCGCCATGGATTGGCAGTGGGCGAAATTTTGGCGCGCCGGAAAGCAAAAGCAGGCGGCGGACTATCTCGCCACCCACTACAATACGGCTGGGGGCAAGAAGCTGCCCGGCCTCGTTCGCAGGCGCAAGGAAGAAGCCCTTTTGTTCGAAAAGGGAATCTACACTGGCGTCGGTGAAGGCGTGCCGCGCTCCGCCCAAGAGACTGCACCGAAGCAGCCCGATCCGGTGGTTAAGGAAGCACAGGCTATCCTCTCGTCGAAAGGCTTTAATCCCGGCGCTATCGACGGCTGGATGGGGGAAAAGACTGCTGCCGCAGTCAAGGCATATCAGTCTGCGCACCCGCACCTTGTTGCCGATGGCATCATTGGTCCCGCCACCTTGTCGCAGTTGCGTCGTGACGCGGTGGCTACGAAAGAAGCGGTGCAGGGCGGCGCAGGCTCGCTCTTTGGTTCCGGCTTTGCTGCATGGTCGCTCGGTTTGCCCTGGGGGTGGATCGCGTTGCTTACTGCGGCGGTCGTCCTTGGCGTCATCGCCTACCGCAAGCGCGATGTCATCTCTCGGCGGGTCAATAGTTTGCTGGGTCGCGAGGTCGCGGTTTGA